GGTGGAAAGAATCACAATAGGTTGCTTCTTAGCAGTGCCGGCTACTAGCATGTGCAGGGTGTGCTACGTAGCCGGGCCTCAGTTTTATCAGGGCctcaacaaaaatttatatgataGTAGATCTCtgcaaaattatgaaaaaaatttattcacaaaaataaaataagaactcaatattttttttaacctgtctttgttaaaaaataatttcaaaggCCCAACTAAAATGGCTAAGCTTCCGGAAAAAACATAAAGtgaacaaaaaaatacaatatgaagatttgtttcgatgaattTACTTCAAAAACTGCTATAGAAGTTAAGTGTTGCGCTTACGTAgttaaaatgtattttgttgtgattaattaaaatatgaatattttgtatGTTAGTTATAAGGATGacaattttttatgtcattaatgttatttacaatttaaataaaaattattctttctaaattttttacattttttttattaaggctTCTATTCTTAATATTCGGAGCCGGGCCTCCAAATTGTCGGGACCGGCCCTGCTTCTTAGATGACCATGAAATAGCACCAGAGCCCAACATAAACACAAAACCAGttgtgctttttctatcatctaaGTCACCAACATAGTCTGAGTCACAGTATCCTTCAAGTTTCATATCAGTTTTGCATTTTGACTTATAAACAAGACCAAAACTTAAAGTTCCTTTCAAGTATCTCATGATTCTCTTGACAGCAGCAACATGAGCTTCTGTTGGTTTGTCCATAAATCTAGCAACTAAGCAAACTGAATAGGCCAAATCAGGTCTTGTTGCaagcaaatacatcaaacacCCTACCATTTGCTTGTAATATATGGCATCAGTTCCTTCTTCAGATGATAGGGCTGCAGACTTGATTGCAATTTTCCATTCCAAATCTTGTCAAGATCTCAGATGCATATTTCTGTTGTGTTACAGAAATTCCATTTTGACTTTGATTCACTTCAACACCCAAAAAATACCTCATTTTGCCTAGATCAGTCATTGCAAACTTTCTTTTCATGGATGATTTGAATTCATCCATTAGCTATTGATCATTTCCAGTGTAGATTAGATCATCAACATAGAGACTTACCACCAGAATTTCATCATTCATACCATACTTGACAAAGAGTATATGCTTATAAggacatttttcaaatttttcagtGTTGAAGTATGATTCAATCTTGCTATACCATGCTCTTGGGGCTTGCTTCAAGCCATATAGTGCCTTCTTCAGTTTGTAAACCAAGTTTTTGTTATTGCTAACATACCCTAAAGGTTGATTG
This genomic interval from Trifolium pratense cultivar HEN17-A07 linkage group LG6, ARS_RC_1.1, whole genome shotgun sequence contains the following:
- the LOC123891641 gene encoding secreted RxLR effector protein 161-like, whose protein sequence is MVGCLMYLLATRPDLAYSVCLVARFMDKPTEAHVAAVKRIMRYLKGTLSFGLVYKSKCKTDMKLEGYCDSDYVGDLDDRKSTTGFVFMLGSGAISWSSKKQGRSRQFGGPAPNIKNRSLNKKNRSTII